A DNA window from Providencia huaxiensis contains the following coding sequences:
- the gltX gene encoding glutamate--tRNA ligase, with protein sequence MSKIKTRFAPSPTGYLHVGGARTALYSWLFSRHNQGEFVLRIEDTDLERSTQEAIDAIMDGMNWLNLNWDEGPYYQTKRFDRYNDVIDQMLDAGTAYRCYCSKERLEALREEQMANNEKPRYDGCCRDHAHNHTPDEPHVVRFRNPQEGSVIFDDKIRGPIEFSNQELDDLIIRRTDGSPTYNFCVVIDDWDMEITHVIRGEDHINNTPRQINILKALGAPVPVYAHVSMILGDDGKKLSKRHGAVSVMQYRDDGYLPQALLNYLVRLGWSHGDQEIFTVDEMKEYFSLDAISKSASAFNTEKLQWLNHHYINTLPAEEVATYLAWHIEQQNIDTSTGPQLVDLIKLLGERCKTLKEMAESCHYFYQDFDEFDADAAKKHLRPVARQPLEVVKVKLAAITDWTAENVHQAIEATAAELEVGMGKVGMPLRVAVTGAGQSPGLDVTVHAIGQARSIARIEKALAFIAEREASAQ encoded by the coding sequence TCCTGGTTATTTAGTCGCCACAATCAGGGCGAATTTGTCCTGCGTATTGAAGATACTGACTTAGAACGCTCAACTCAGGAAGCTATCGATGCCATTATGGACGGTATGAACTGGTTGAATTTAAATTGGGATGAAGGCCCGTACTATCAGACTAAACGCTTTGACCGTTATAATGATGTCATTGACCAAATGTTAGATGCAGGTACCGCTTATCGTTGTTATTGTTCGAAAGAGCGCTTAGAAGCTTTGCGTGAAGAGCAAATGGCAAATAACGAAAAGCCTCGTTATGATGGCTGCTGCCGTGACCATGCCCACAACCATACACCTGATGAGCCACACGTTGTTCGTTTCCGTAACCCACAAGAAGGTTCCGTTATTTTTGACGACAAAATTCGTGGGCCAATTGAATTTAGTAACCAAGAGCTGGACGATTTAATTATTCGTCGTACTGATGGTTCACCAACTTACAACTTCTGTGTGGTTATTGATGACTGGGATATGGAAATTACCCACGTTATCCGTGGTGAAGACCATATCAACAACACGCCTCGCCAAATCAACATTCTAAAAGCATTAGGGGCACCAGTGCCTGTGTATGCTCACGTTTCGATGATCCTAGGTGATGATGGTAAAAAACTGTCAAAACGCCATGGTGCTGTTAGCGTTATGCAATATCGTGATGATGGTTACTTGCCGCAAGCACTTCTTAACTATTTAGTGCGTTTAGGTTGGTCTCATGGCGACCAAGAGATTTTCACTGTTGATGAAATGAAAGAATATTTCAGCCTTGATGCTATCAGTAAATCAGCAAGCGCGTTTAACACTGAAAAACTACAATGGTTAAACCATCATTATATCAATACATTACCAGCAGAAGAAGTTGCAACCTATCTTGCATGGCATATTGAACAACAGAATATTGATACCAGCACAGGGCCTCAATTAGTTGATCTAATCAAATTACTGGGTGAACGTTGCAAAACATTGAAAGAAATGGCCGAATCTTGCCACTATTTCTACCAAGATTTTGACGAGTTTGATGCAGATGCTGCTAAGAAACATTTGCGCCCAGTCGCTCGCCAGCCATTAGAAGTGGTAAAAGTTAAGTTAGCTGCGATCACTGATTGGACGGCTGAAAATGTTCACCAAGCTATTGAAGCGACAGCAGCTGAGTTAGAAGTGGGCATGGGTAAAGTGGGTATGCCTTTACGTGTCGCTGTGACAGGTGCTGGCCAATCTCCAGGCCTAGATGTCACTGTTCACGCTATCGGCCAAGCTCGTTCTATCGCTCGTATTGAAAAAGCCTTAGCGTTTATTGCTGAACGTGAAGCTTCTGCTCAATAA